The following proteins are co-located in the Pseudomonas fluorescens genome:
- a CDS encoding ABC transporter ATP-binding protein, producing the protein MSLLQIKDLEVRFAASGSGLFGLKKQWVRAVNGVSLTLAAGETLGLVGESGSGKSTLGRAILHLNPISAGQVLFDGVDMAHGSAIDIARLRHETAMIFQDPYAALNPRHTLGETLAEVLRVHRKAAPEQIPQRVHELLELVGLRPELASRKPGSLSGGQCQRVGIARALAVEPRLIIADECVAALDVSIQGQIINLLLELQQRMNLAILFIAHDLAIVRRLCDRVAVMYLGKIVEEGPVEAVFTAPRHPYTAALIEAIPEIDPRRPLPAEPLPGEPPSPLNVPAGCAFHPRCRYARTMCSVVLPPTHFLHEHRYSCVLEAPLTLSAIHEQGVMTCNPAT; encoded by the coding sequence ATGAGCCTGTTGCAGATCAAGGACCTGGAGGTGCGCTTTGCGGCGTCCGGCAGCGGTTTGTTCGGCCTGAAAAAACAGTGGGTGAGGGCGGTGAACGGGGTGTCGCTGACCCTCGCCGCCGGTGAGACCCTGGGCCTGGTGGGCGAATCCGGCAGTGGCAAAAGCACTCTGGGCCGGGCAATTTTGCACCTCAACCCGATCAGCGCCGGGCAGGTGTTGTTCGATGGCGTCGACATGGCCCATGGCAGCGCTATCGACATCGCTCGCCTGCGCCATGAAACCGCGATGATTTTCCAGGACCCTTACGCCGCCCTGAACCCGCGCCACACCCTTGGCGAAACGCTTGCCGAAGTGCTGCGGGTGCACCGCAAAGCCGCGCCAGAGCAAATTCCCCAGCGCGTGCATGAATTGCTCGAACTGGTCGGCCTGCGCCCCGAGTTGGCCAGCCGCAAACCCGGTTCACTCAGTGGTGGCCAATGCCAGCGTGTCGGTATCGCTCGGGCGCTGGCGGTGGAGCCGCGCTTGATCATCGCCGATGAGTGCGTGGCGGCATTGGATGTGTCGATTCAGGGCCAGATCATCAACCTGTTGCTGGAACTGCAACAGCGCATGAACCTGGCGATTCTGTTTATCGCCCATGACCTGGCCATCGTGCGCCGCCTGTGCGACCGCGTGGCGGTGATGTACCTGGGCAAAATCGTTGAGGAAGGGCCGGTGGAGGCGGTGTTTACCGCACCGCGCCATCCTTACACGGCGGCGCTGATCGAGGCGATTCCCGAGATTGATCCGCGTCGGCCCTTGCCAGCAGAGCCGTTGCCGGGTGAGCCGCCGAGCCCGTTGAATGTGCCCGCAGGTTGCGCCTTTCACCCGCGTTGCCGCTATGCCCGGACGATGTGTTCCGTGGTGTTGCCGCCTACTCATTTCCTGCACGAGCATCGATACAGTTGCGTGCTTGAAGCACCTTTGACCCTTTCTGCCATTCATGAACAAGGAGTTATGACATGCAATCCCGCCACTTGA
- a CDS encoding ABC transporter substrate-binding protein, translating into MQSRHLKLLAAATLTAWSLTAGLAHAAGVLTIGCREDSTTFDPIKSAQNRDTWVFANVYDTLVRVDNLGTKMEPGLAESWEISKDGLTYTFKLREATFSDGSPITAADAAFSLLRIRDNKASLWSDPFSLINTAKAADPQTLVVTLKTPAVAFLSQLASPTVSILSEKAMTKMGEDAYSENPVTSGAFTVEEWRKGDRVILKKNPNFWQAKNVSLDGVEWVSVTDDNTRMRMVQNNELDTAIFVPFSRVEELKKDKNVVIHSDPSTREDHLLINHAHGLLAKQPVREALDMAIDKQSLVKTATYGQGTVAYSYIPKGSLFHYANNLQRPYDPTAAKKLLEEAGAKDLKLNYVVNAGNEADEQIAVIIKDQLAKVGVTANLQKVDPTQSWQMLVDGEYDISVMYWTNDILDPDQKTTFVLGHDTNQNYMTRYKNDKVKDLVAAARIEADPVKREQMYVELQKLAKQDVNWIDLYYSPYINISRKNVSNFLQNPLGRFTLEDVVKN; encoded by the coding sequence ATGCAATCCCGCCACTTGAAGTTGCTCGCCGCAGCTACATTGACCGCGTGGTCCCTCACTGCCGGGTTGGCACACGCCGCTGGCGTGCTGACCATCGGCTGCCGTGAAGACAGCACCACCTTCGATCCGATCAAAAGCGCGCAAAACCGCGACACCTGGGTGTTCGCCAACGTCTACGACACCCTGGTGCGCGTGGATAACCTGGGCACTAAGATGGAGCCGGGCCTGGCAGAAAGCTGGGAGATCTCCAAGGATGGCCTGACCTACACCTTCAAGCTGCGTGAGGCGACGTTCTCCGATGGCTCGCCGATCACCGCCGCCGACGCCGCGTTCAGCCTGTTGCGCATCCGCGATAACAAGGCCTCGCTGTGGAGCGATCCGTTCAGCCTGATCAACACGGCCAAGGCTGCCGACCCGCAAACGCTGGTGGTCACCCTGAAAACCCCGGCCGTTGCGTTCCTCTCGCAATTGGCCTCGCCGACGGTATCGATCCTGTCGGAAAAAGCCATGACCAAAATGGGCGAAGACGCCTACTCGGAAAACCCGGTGACGTCCGGCGCGTTCACCGTCGAGGAGTGGCGCAAGGGCGATCGCGTCATCCTGAAAAAGAACCCGAACTTCTGGCAGGCCAAGAACGTCAGCCTGGATGGCGTGGAGTGGGTCTCCGTGACGGACGACAACACGCGCATGCGCATGGTGCAGAACAACGAACTCGACACGGCGATCTTCGTGCCGTTCTCCCGCGTGGAAGAACTGAAGAAAGATAAAAACGTGGTGATCCACTCCGACCCGTCCACCCGCGAAGATCACCTGCTGATCAACCACGCCCACGGTCTGCTGGCCAAGCAGCCGGTGCGCGAGGCGCTGGACATGGCCATCGACAAACAATCGCTGGTGAAGACTGCGACTTACGGTCAGGGCACCGTGGCCTATTCCTACATCCCGAAAGGCTCGCTGTTCCACTATGCCAACAACCTGCAGCGCCCGTATGACCCGACCGCCGCCAAGAAACTGCTGGAGGAGGCCGGGGCCAAGGATTTGAAGCTCAACTACGTGGTCAACGCCGGCAACGAAGCGGATGAGCAGATTGCGGTGATCATCAAGGACCAGTTGGCCAAGGTCGGCGTGACCGCCAACCTGCAGAAAGTCGACCCGACGCAAAGTTGGCAGATGCTGGTGGACGGTGAGTACGACATTTCAGTGATGTACTGGACCAACGACATTCTCGACCCGGACCAGAAAACCACGTTCGTACTCGGCCATGACACCAACCAGAACTACATGACCCGCTACAAGAATGACAAGGTCAAGGACCTGGTGGCGGCCGCGCGGATCGAGGCCGACCCGGTCAAGCGCGAGCAGATGTATGTGGAGTTGCAGAAACTGGCGAAACAGGATGTGAACTGGATTGATCTGTACTACAGCCCGTACATCAACATCTCACGCAAGAATGTGAGTAACTTCCTGCAAAACCCGCTGGGGCGCTTTACCCTTGAGGACGTGGTGAAAAACTAA
- a CDS encoding YciK family oxidoreductase — MFDYSARPELLKGRVILVTGAGRGIGAAAAKTYAAHGATVLLLGKTEANLAEVYDAIEAAGQPQPVVIPFNLETALPHQYDELAAMIEKEFGRLDGLLHNASIIGPRTPIEQLSGENFMRVMHVNVNAMFMLTSTLLPLLKLSQDASVVFTSSSVGRKGRAYWGAYGVSKFATEGLMQTLADELEDVASVRSNSINPGGTRTSMRAQAYPGENPMERPAPEEIMPVYLYLMGPDSAGINGQAFDAQ; from the coding sequence ATGTTTGATTACTCCGCACGTCCAGAACTGCTCAAAGGCCGCGTGATCCTGGTAACCGGCGCCGGTCGCGGGATTGGCGCGGCGGCGGCAAAAACCTACGCCGCCCATGGCGCCACTGTGCTGTTGCTGGGCAAGACCGAAGCCAACCTGGCCGAGGTGTACGACGCGATCGAAGCCGCCGGCCAACCGCAACCGGTGGTGATTCCGTTCAACCTGGAGACCGCCCTGCCCCATCAATACGATGAGCTGGCCGCGATGATCGAAAAAGAATTCGGCCGCCTCGACGGCCTGCTGCACAACGCCTCGATCATCGGCCCACGCACGCCGATCGAGCAGTTGTCCGGTGAGAATTTCATGCGCGTGATGCACGTCAACGTCAACGCGATGTTCATGCTGACCAGCACGCTGTTGCCGCTGCTCAAGCTGTCCCAGGATGCCTCGGTGGTGTTCACCTCCAGCAGCGTCGGGCGCAAGGGCCGGGCGTACTGGGGCGCTTATGGCGTGTCGAAGTTTGCCACTGAAGGCCTGATGCAAACCCTGGCCGACGAGCTCGAAGACGTGGCCTCGGTACGCTCCAACAGCATCAACCCGGGCGGTACCCGCACCAGCATGCGCGCCCAGGCGTACCCCGGTGAAAACCCGATGGAGCGGCCAGCGCCGGAAGAGATCATGCCGGTTTACCTCTACCTGATGGGCCCGGACAGTGCCGGGATCAATGGGCAGGCGTTTGATGCGCAGTAA
- the mupP gene encoding N-acetylmuramic acid 6-phosphate phosphatase MupP produces the protein MKLRAVLFDMDGTLLDTAPDFIAICQAMRADRGLAPINDQHIRDEISGGARAMVAVTFSMDPESPGFEALRLEFLERYLKGCAIHSKLFDGMAELLEDIEKSKLVWGVVTNKPLRFAEPIMQQLGLAERSALLICPDHVKNSKPDPEPLILACKMLDLDPASVLFVGDDLRDIESGRDAGTRTAAVTFGYIHPDDNPRNWGADVVVDHPLELRKVLDNALCSC, from the coding sequence GTGAAGTTGCGAGCGGTTCTCTTCGACATGGACGGTACCTTGCTGGACACCGCGCCGGACTTCATCGCGATCTGCCAGGCCATGCGCGCCGATCGCGGCCTGGCGCCGATCAACGACCAGCACATCCGCGATGAAATCTCCGGCGGGGCACGGGCGATGGTTGCCGTGACCTTCTCGATGGACCCCGAATCCCCTGGTTTTGAAGCGCTGCGCCTGGAGTTTCTGGAGCGCTATCTCAAGGGCTGCGCCATCCACAGCAAACTGTTCGACGGCATGGCCGAGTTGCTGGAAGACATCGAGAAATCCAAGCTGGTCTGGGGTGTGGTCACCAACAAACCGTTGCGCTTTGCCGAACCGATCATGCAGCAACTGGGCCTGGCCGAGCGTTCCGCGCTACTGATCTGCCCGGACCACGTGAAGAACAGCAAGCCGGACCCGGAGCCGCTGATCCTGGCGTGCAAGATGCTCGACCTGGACCCGGCCAGCGTGCTGTTCGTGGGCGATGACTTGCGTGATATCGAGTCCGGCCGTGACGCCGGCACGCGCACTGCCGCGGTCACGTTCGGCTACATCCACCCGGACGACAACCCACGCAACTGGGGCGCCGATGTCGTGGTGGATCACCCGTTGGAACTGCGCAAGGTGCTGGATAACGCACTGTGCAGTTGCTGA
- the ubiG gene encoding bifunctional 2-polyprenyl-6-hydroxyphenol methylase/3-demethylubiquinol 3-O-methyltransferase UbiG: MSNVDHAEIAKFEALAHRWWDRESEFKPLHDINPLRVNWIDERVNLAGKKVLDVGCGGGILSEAMAQRGATVMGIDMGEAPLAVAQLHQLESGVSVEYRQITAEALAEEMPEQFDVVTCLEMLEHVPDPSSVIRACFRMVKPGGQVFFSTINRNPKAYLFAIIGAEYIMKLLPRGTHDFKKFIRPSELGAWSRQAGLTVKDIIGLTYNPLTKHYKLASDVDVNYMIQTLREE; this comes from the coding sequence ATGAGCAACGTCGACCACGCTGAAATCGCCAAATTCGAAGCCCTTGCCCACCGCTGGTGGGACCGCGAAAGCGAGTTCAAACCCCTGCACGACATCAACCCGCTGCGGGTCAACTGGATTGACGAACGGGTTAACCTGGCCGGCAAGAAGGTGCTCGACGTCGGTTGCGGCGGCGGCATTCTCAGCGAGGCGATGGCCCAGCGCGGCGCCACCGTCATGGGCATCGACATGGGCGAAGCCCCGCTGGCCGTGGCCCAGTTGCACCAACTGGAATCCGGCGTGAGCGTGGAATACCGCCAGATCACCGCCGAAGCCCTGGCCGAAGAAATGCCCGAGCAGTTCGACGTGGTCACCTGCCTTGAAATGCTCGAGCACGTGCCGGACCCGTCTTCGGTGATTCGCGCGTGCTTTCGCATGGTCAAGCCGGGCGGCCAGGTGTTCTTCTCCACCATCAACCGCAACCCCAAGGCCTACCTGTTCGCGATCATCGGCGCCGAATACATCATGAAGCTGCTGCCGCGTGGCACCCACGACTTCAAGAAATTCATCCGCCCGTCCGAGCTGGGTGCCTGGAGCCGTCAGGCCGGGCTGACCGTCAAAGACATCATCGGCCTGACCTACAACCCGCTGACCAAGCACTACAAGCTGGCCAGCGACGTGGACGTCAACTACATGATCCAGACCCTGCGCGAGGAGTAA
- a CDS encoding TRZ/ATZ family hydrolase has product MTSTAAPLDLLLLPTWLVPVEPAGVVLKEHGLGIRDGRIAFIGPRAAALKLTASEVRELPGMLLSPGLINAHGHAAMSLFRGLADDLPLMTWLEKHIWPAEAKWVDEAFVRDGTDLAIAEQLKGGITCFSDMYFYPKVASDCVHNSGMRAQIAIPILDFPIPGASSADEAIRQGVELFGDLKHHPRIKITFGPHAPYTVCDENLEKIRVIAEELDASIHMHVHETAFEVQQAVERTGERPLARLGRLGLLGPRFQAVHMTQISEDDLALLVESNTSVIHCPESNLKLASGFCPVERLWQAGVNVAIGTDGAASNNDLDLLGETRTAAMLAKAVAGSATALDAHRALRMATLNGARSMGLEAEIGSLEVGKAADIVAFDLSGLAQQPIYDPVSQLIYATGRDCVKHLWVAGKQLLDNRQLTRMDEPQLTATAIAWGQRISGHSE; this is encoded by the coding sequence ATGACCTCCACTGCCGCCCCGCTCGACCTGTTGCTGCTGCCCACCTGGCTGGTACCTGTCGAACCTGCCGGCGTGGTGCTCAAGGAACATGGCCTGGGCATCCGCGATGGGCGCATTGCCTTTATCGGCCCGCGGGCTGCGGCCTTGAAGCTGACGGCCAGCGAGGTGCGCGAGCTGCCGGGCATGTTGCTCAGCCCCGGCTTGATCAATGCCCACGGCCACGCCGCGATGAGCCTGTTTCGCGGCCTGGCCGACGACCTGCCGCTGATGACCTGGCTGGAAAAGCACATCTGGCCCGCCGAGGCCAAATGGGTCGATGAAGCCTTCGTGCGCGACGGCACCGACCTGGCCATCGCCGAGCAGCTCAAAGGTGGCATCACCTGCTTTTCCGACATGTACTTCTACCCCAAGGTCGCCAGCGACTGCGTGCACAACAGCGGTATGCGCGCGCAAATCGCAATTCCGATCCTCGACTTCCCGATTCCCGGCGCCAGCAGCGCCGATGAGGCCATTCGCCAGGGCGTGGAACTGTTCGGCGACCTCAAGCACCACCCGCGCATCAAGATCACCTTCGGCCCCCACGCGCCATACACCGTGTGCGATGAAAACCTGGAAAAAATCCGCGTGATCGCCGAAGAACTCGACGCGTCCATCCACATGCACGTGCACGAAACCGCCTTCGAGGTGCAGCAGGCCGTCGAGCGGACCGGTGAACGCCCACTGGCGCGCCTGGGTCGCCTCGGCCTGCTCGGCCCGCGCTTCCAGGCCGTACACATGACCCAAATCAGCGAGGATGACCTGGCTTTGCTGGTAGAAAGCAACACCAGTGTCATCCATTGCCCGGAATCGAACCTGAAACTGGCCAGCGGCTTTTGCCCGGTGGAGCGTCTGTGGCAGGCTGGCGTGAATGTGGCGATCGGCACCGACGGTGCCGCCAGCAACAATGACCTGGACTTGCTGGGCGAAACCCGTACCGCAGCGATGCTGGCCAAGGCCGTTGCCGGCTCGGCCACCGCGCTGGATGCCCACCGCGCCCTGCGCATGGCCACACTCAACGGTGCGCGATCCATGGGCCTGGAGGCCGAGATCGGCTCGCTGGAGGTCGGCAAGGCTGCCGATATCGTGGCCTTTGATCTTTCGGGGCTGGCGCAACAACCGATCTACGATCCGGTCTCACAGCTTATATATGCCACCGGACGCGATTGTGTGAAACACCTTTGGGTCGCCGGCAAGCAGTTGCTCGACAACCGGCAATTGACCCGCATGGATGAGCCACAGTTGACCGCCACGGCCATTGCCTGGGGCCAACGGATCAGCGGGCACAGCGAATAA
- the mtnA gene encoding S-methyl-5-thioribose-1-phosphate isomerase, whose translation MRDRLLAAEKVKAIEWRDGALHLLDQRALPSRETWVVCATAAEVADAIRAMVVRGAPAIGISAAYGLVLAARERIAEGADWQAAWEEDYALLADSRPTASNLFWALKRMRDRLDRVKKSADPLAVLEAEAIAIHESDREANLVMAQLGLDRIRKHQGNAQAILTHGNAGALATGGVGTALGVIRAAFLEGLVEHVYVNETRPWLQGSRLTAWELAADGIAVTVNADSAGAHILKTKGVTWVIVGADCIAANGDVVSTIGTYQLAVCAMHHGVRFMVVAPSSTLDLMMATGDDVALEERDPGELLDVMGQRLDVAALNPVFDVTPADLIDVIVTEKGIVERPDTAKLAKLMCRKRLH comes from the coding sequence ATGCGCGACCGACTGTTAGCGGCAGAGAAAGTGAAGGCCATCGAATGGCGTGATGGCGCACTGCACCTGCTCGATCAGCGTGCCTTGCCGTCCCGGGAAACCTGGGTGGTCTGCGCCACCGCGGCTGAAGTGGCTGACGCCATTCGGGCCATGGTGGTGCGCGGGGCACCTGCAATCGGCATCAGCGCCGCCTATGGTCTGGTGCTCGCCGCGCGTGAACGGATCGCCGAAGGGGCTGACTGGCAGGCGGCGTGGGAAGAAGACTACGCGTTACTGGCTGATAGTCGCCCGACGGCGTCGAACCTGTTCTGGGCCTTGAAGCGCATGCGCGATCGCCTGGACCGCGTGAAGAAATCCGCCGACCCGCTGGCCGTGCTGGAAGCCGAAGCCATCGCGATTCATGAAAGCGACCGGGAAGCCAACCTCGTCATGGCCCAATTGGGCCTTGATCGGATTCGCAAGCATCAGGGCAATGCCCAGGCGATCCTGACCCATGGCAATGCCGGCGCCTTGGCCACCGGCGGTGTCGGCACGGCCCTCGGGGTGATTCGCGCGGCCTTCCTGGAGGGCTTGGTCGAGCATGTCTATGTCAATGAAACCCGCCCCTGGCTGCAAGGTTCGCGGCTGACGGCGTGGGAGTTGGCGGCAGACGGTATTGCGGTCACGGTAAATGCTGACTCGGCCGGCGCGCATATTCTCAAGACCAAGGGCGTGACCTGGGTGATTGTCGGCGCCGACTGCATTGCGGCCAACGGTGATGTGGTCAGTACGATCGGTACGTATCAGCTGGCCGTCTGTGCCATGCACCATGGCGTACGCTTCATGGTGGTGGCGCCAAGCTCGACACTCGATTTGATGATGGCCACTGGCGATGACGTCGCCCTGGAAGAGCGTGATCCCGGCGAGTTGCTGGATGTTATGGGGCAGCGGTTGGATGTGGCTGCCCTTAATCCTGTGTTCGACGTCACCCCGGCCGATCTGATTGATGTGATCGTGACCGAAAAAGGCATTGTCGAGCGGCCGGATACGGCGAAGTTGGCCAAGTTGATGTGCCGTAAGCGGCTGCATTAA
- the gyrA gene encoding DNA gyrase subunit A — MGELAKEILPVNIEDELKQSYLDYAMSVIVGRALPDARDGLKPVHRRVLFAMSELGNDWNKPYKKSARVVGDVIGKYHPHGDTAVYDTIVRMAQPFSLRYLLVDGQGNFGSVDGDNAAAMRYTEVRMTKLAHELLADLHKETVDWVPNYDGTEMIPAVMPTRIPNLLVNGSSGIAVGMATNIPPHNLGEVIDGCLALIDNPELTVDELMQYIPGPDFPTAAIINGRAGIIEAYRTGRGRIYMRARSMIEDIDKVGGRQQIVITELPYQLNKARLIEKIAELVKEKKLEGITELRDESDKDGMRVVIELRRGEVPEVILNNLYAQTQLQSVFGINVVALIDGRPRILNLKDLLEAFVRHRREVVTRRTVFELRKARERGHILEGQAVALSNIDPVIALIKASPTPSEAKEALIKMPWESSAVVAMVERAGADSCRPETLDPQYGLRDGKYFLSPEQAQAILELRLHRLTGLEHEKLLAEYQEILNQIGELIRILNSAVRLMEVIREELEVIRAEYGDVRRTEILDARLDLTLGDMIPEEERVVTISHGGYAKTQPLAAYQAQRRGGKGKSATGVKDEDYIAHLLVANSHTTLLLFSSKGKVYWLKTYEIPEASRAARGRPLVNLLPLDSDEYITTMLPVDEYTEGHFIFMATAKGTVKKTPLESFSRQRSVGLIALELDEGDVLISAAITDGEREVMLFSDGGKVTRFKESDVRAMGRTARGVRGMRLPEGQKLISMLIPEEGSQILTASARGYGKRTAISEFPEYKRGGQGVIAMVSNDRNGRLVGAVQVLDGEEIMLISDQGTLVRTRVAEVSSLGRNTQGVTLIKLASDETLVGLERVQEPSEVEGEELEGEEGAVFDGEVIAAGDDNVDEPTLDAAADEEEPQE, encoded by the coding sequence ATGGGCGAACTGGCCAAAGAAATCCTCCCGGTCAATATCGAAGACGAGCTGAAACAGTCCTACCTCGACTACGCGATGAGCGTAATTGTCGGTCGAGCACTGCCTGATGCGCGCGATGGCTTGAAGCCCGTGCACCGGCGTGTGCTGTTCGCGATGAGCGAGCTGGGTAACGACTGGAACAAGCCGTACAAGAAATCTGCCCGTGTTGTCGGTGACGTGATCGGTAAGTATCACCCTCACGGCGACACTGCGGTGTACGACACCATCGTTCGGATGGCTCAGCCGTTTTCCCTGCGCTACCTGCTGGTAGACGGCCAGGGTAACTTCGGTTCGGTCGACGGCGACAACGCTGCGGCCATGCGATACACCGAAGTGCGCATGACCAAGCTGGCGCACGAGCTGCTGGCCGACCTGCACAAAGAAACCGTGGACTGGGTGCCGAACTACGACGGCACCGAAATGATCCCGGCGGTCATGCCGACCCGTATTCCCAACCTGCTGGTCAACGGCTCCAGCGGTATCGCCGTGGGCATGGCCACCAACATTCCGCCGCACAACCTCGGTGAAGTCATCGACGGTTGCCTGGCCCTCATCGACAACCCCGAGTTGACCGTCGATGAGCTGATGCAATACATCCCCGGCCCGGACTTCCCGACCGCCGCGATCATCAACGGTCGCGCCGGTATCATCGAAGCCTACCGTACCGGTCGCGGCCGCATCTACATGCGCGCCCGCTCGATGATCGAAGACATCGACAAGGTCGGTGGCCGTCAGCAGATCGTCATCACCGAACTCCCTTACCAGCTGAACAAGGCGCGTCTGATCGAGAAGATCGCCGAGCTGGTTAAAGAGAAGAAGCTGGAAGGCATCACCGAACTGCGCGACGAGTCCGACAAAGACGGTATGCGCGTGGTGATCGAGCTGCGTCGTGGCGAAGTGCCTGAGGTGATCCTCAACAACCTCTACGCCCAGACCCAGCTGCAAAGCGTGTTTGGCATCAACGTGGTTGCACTGATCGACGGCCGCCCGCGCATCCTGAACCTCAAGGACCTGCTGGAAGCCTTCGTGCGTCACCGCCGCGAAGTGGTGACCCGCCGTACCGTGTTCGAACTGCGCAAGGCCCGCGAGCGCGGCCACATCCTGGAAGGTCAGGCGGTTGCACTGTCGAACATCGACCCGGTTATCGCGCTGATCAAGGCTTCGCCGACGCCGTCGGAAGCGAAAGAAGCCCTGATCAAGATGCCGTGGGAATCCAGCGCCGTGGTGGCGATGGTTGAACGCGCCGGTGCCGACTCCTGCCGTCCCGAGACCCTCGACCCGCAATACGGTCTGCGCGACGGCAAGTACTTCCTGTCGCCGGAGCAGGCTCAGGCCATCCTCGAGCTGCGTCTGCACCGCCTGACTGGCCTGGAGCACGAGAAGCTGCTGGCCGAGTACCAGGAGATCCTCAACCAGATCGGCGAGCTGATCCGCATCCTCAACAGTGCCGTGCGCCTGATGGAAGTGATCCGCGAAGAGCTGGAAGTGATCCGCGCCGAATACGGCGACGTGCGCCGCACCGAAATCCTTGATGCCCGTCTCGACCTGACCCTGGGTGACATGATCCCGGAAGAAGAGCGCGTTGTGACCATTTCCCACGGTGGCTACGCCAAGACTCAGCCTTTGGCTGCGTACCAGGCCCAGCGTCGTGGCGGTAAAGGCAAATCGGCGACTGGCGTGAAGGATGAGGACTACATCGCTCACCTGCTGGTTGCCAACAGTCACACCACGCTGCTGCTGTTCTCCAGCAAGGGCAAGGTGTACTGGCTGAAAACCTATGAAATCCCGGAGGCCTCGCGTGCCGCCCGTGGTCGTCCATTGGTCAACCTGCTGCCGCTGGACAGTGATGAATACATCACCACCATGCTGCCGGTCGATGAGTACACCGAAGGTCACTTCATCTTCATGGCCACCGCCAAAGGTACTGTGAAGAAGACCCCGCTGGAATCCTTCAGCCGTCAACGCAGTGTGGGCCTGATCGCCCTCGAGCTGGACGAAGGCGACGTGTTGATTTCCGCCGCGATCACCGATGGTGAGCGTGAAGTCATGCTGTTCTCCGACGGCGGCAAAGTGACGCGCTTCAAGGAATCCGACGTTCGCGCCATGGGCCGTACCGCCCGCGGTGTGCGCGGCATGCGTCTGCCGGAAGGGCAGAAGCTGATTTCGATGCTGATCCCGGAAGAAGGCAGCCAGATCCTTACCGCTTCGGCGCGTGGTTATGGCAAGCGCACCGCCATCAGCGAGTTCCCGGAGTACAAACGTGGCGGCCAGGGCGTAATCGCCATGGTCAGCAACGATCGCAACGGCCGTCTGGTCGGCGCGGTCCAGGTGCTCGACGGCGAGGAAATCATGCTGATTTCCGACCAGGGTACTTTGGTGCGTACACGTGTGGCTGAAGTGTCGAGCCTGGGCCGTAACACCCAGGGCGTGACGCTGATCAAGCTGGCCAGCGACGAAACTCTGGTCGGCCTGGAGCGTGTCCAGGAGCCATCGGAAGTCGAAGGCGAAGAGCTGGAAGGCGAGGAAGGTGCGGTATTCGATGGCGAGGTGATCGCAGCAGGCGATGACAACGTCGACGAGCCAACCCTCGATGCTGCCGCAGACGAAGAAGAACCGCAGGAATAA